One window of Helicobacter winghamensis ATCC BAA-430 genomic DNA carries:
- the minE gene encoding cell division topological specificity factor MinE encodes MSFLDIFKSKKNSAQEAKDRLTLILAHERTINVPYMDAMKQEILEVIKKYTKAQKIDIKTDSNQNFNTLEVEILLEK; translated from the coding sequence ATGAGTTTCTTAGATATTTTCAAAAGCAAAAAAAACTCCGCTCAAGAAGCAAAGGACAGATTAACTCTGATTTTAGCACACGAACGCACTATTAATGTGCCTTATATGGACGCAATGAAACAAGAGATTTTAGAAGTGATTAAAAAATACACAAAAGCTCAAAAAATAGATATTAAAACTGATTCCAACCAAAACTTCAACACTCTTGAAGTTGAGATTTTGCTAGAAAAATAA
- a CDS encoding divergent polysaccharide deacetylase family protein translates to MDKVKPLTIGIIALLLILLTFNFIPKHSNPQNKTLQQNLQDTENLHDSPKAHQSNATLATNNAELIQKNINFLKEHLEQIKKDSIIPNSPQGLNQNSTPRKTTPHEAKQTIQESQRQELLAPSPKLDSNFCVRNKPQLAIIIDDVSNFAQYQAIKEIPFKLTPSLFPKSKVNPDTPKIAKIAPFYMIHLPLEALNFHQKEHKWLFAGDSKDKMESYIAAIKHDFPNLSHINNHTGSKFTQNLESMSLLLETLNNHHINFIDSRTIATTKTNSAYAKSPYIAFNPCQQKPLERDVFLDNVLDIPKITEQLIQAVQIAKQKGYAIAIGHPHKATLLTLKNATDYLQKSGVELVYINEIITP, encoded by the coding sequence ATGGATAAAGTTAAGCCTCTTACAATAGGCATTATTGCTTTATTGTTAATTTTACTAACCTTTAACTTTATCCCTAAACATTCAAACCCCCAAAACAAAACTTTACAGCAAAATCTCCAAGATACTGAAAATCTCCACGACTCCCCAAAAGCACACCAAAGCAACGCTACACTTGCAACAAACAACGCGGAGCTTATTCAAAAAAATATTAATTTTTTAAAAGAACATTTAGAACAAATCAAAAAAGATTCCATAATTCCTAACTCACCACAAGGATTAAATCAAAATAGCACACCAAGAAAAACCACGCCGCATGAAGCGAAGCAAACCATACAAGAGTCACAAAGACAGGAATTACTAGCACCAAGCCCCAAATTAGATTCCAACTTTTGTGTGCGTAACAAACCCCAGCTTGCCATTATTATTGATGATGTTAGCAACTTTGCGCAATATCAAGCCATAAAAGAGATTCCTTTCAAGCTCACACCCTCTTTATTCCCCAAAAGTAAAGTCAATCCCGACACTCCAAAAATCGCTAAAATCGCTCCTTTTTATATGATTCACTTACCCCTTGAAGCTCTCAATTTTCATCAAAAAGAGCATAAATGGCTCTTTGCTGGCGATTCTAAAGACAAAATGGAATCCTACATTGCTGCAATCAAACACGATTTCCCAAACCTAAGCCATATTAATAACCACACAGGAAGTAAATTCACTCAAAACTTAGAATCTATGTCGCTACTTTTAGAAACATTAAACAATCATCATATCAATTTTATTGACTCTAGAACCATCGCCACTACAAAAACTAACTCCGCCTATGCAAAATCCCCTTATATAGCATTTAATCCCTGTCAGCAAAAACCACTAGAACGCGATGTATTTTTGGATAATGTCCTAGATATTCCAAAAATTACAGAACAACTCATACAAGCGGTTCAAATTGCCAAACAAAAAGGTTATGCAATAGCCATTGGGCATCCACACAAAGCCACGCTTCTAACACTTAAAAATGCTACTGATTATTTACAAAAAAGTGGAGTAGAACTTGTTTATATTAATGAAATCATCACACCATAA
- a CDS encoding C39 family peptidase: MQKIPLLHILFACFCMVSFTFAFSVKSLQELHNQNVIRQQYEESCGASALATLLNLFELRQYSEQDILAFLNQKTDMLSFKELQEVANTLGYTTKGFQLQREILEQTSYPLLVRIENDPRFPHFVVIINHKGDFIQVFDPNFGQYKATKKEFYSVWDRNHTGGFALIIAGKENSKPNIKVLEFPSEVFFK, translated from the coding sequence ATGCAAAAAATACCTTTATTGCACATTCTTTTTGCTTGTTTTTGTATGGTAAGCTTTACTTTTGCTTTTAGTGTTAAATCTCTACAAGAACTCCACAATCAAAATGTTATAAGGCAGCAATATGAAGAATCTTGTGGGGCTTCTGCTTTAGCAACCTTACTTAATCTCTTTGAATTGAGACAATATAGCGAACAAGATATACTTGCTTTTTTAAATCAAAAAACCGATATGTTAAGCTTCAAAGAATTGCAAGAAGTGGCAAATACTCTAGGCTATACCACTAAAGGCTTTCAACTTCAAAGGGAAATATTAGAGCAAACTTCTTATCCCTTGCTTGTAAGAATAGAAAATGATCCTAGATTCCCTCATTTTGTAGTAATTATCAATCACAAAGGTGATTTTATTCAAGTCTTTGATCCTAATTTTGGGCAATATAAAGCAACCAAAAAAGAGTTTTATTCTGTATGGGATAGAAATCATACAGGTGGATTTGCTTTAATCATTGCAGGCAAAGAAAATTCTAAACCCAACATAAAAGTTTTAGAGTTTCCTAGTGAAGTGTTTTTTAAATAA
- a CDS encoding DNA-processing protein DprA yields the protein MILQLKQIPPSLTHIKELETLYYCGNLGLLKAPKVTIIGTRNPNPYAQSFTQTLAQKLSKYGIVIVSGGALGIDIIAHANALPNTIMISPSSLDYIYPKSNAPIISKIYKQGLILSQFTPTYTPHRYSFLERNKIVISLGECVIIPQADLKSGSMQSAQYALSLGKTIFVPPHHLGQSLGTQSLAKNNQARVIWDIDVFVNELCASILDSNITPNLRASLRDSRDEILEFCQSNPFFEEAFLRFGEMLFEYELEGKIRRNNGRIEVV from the coding sequence ATGATTTTACAACTTAAGCAAATTCCTCCATCACTCACACATATTAAAGAGCTTGAAACACTCTATTATTGCGGTAATTTAGGGCTTTTAAAAGCACCTAAAGTTACAATCATTGGCACGCGCAATCCAAATCCTTATGCTCAAAGCTTCACCCAAACTCTAGCGCAAAAACTCAGCAAATATGGAATTGTAATTGTAAGTGGTGGCGCATTAGGCATTGATATTATCGCTCACGCAAACGCCCTGCCAAATACCATTATGATTTCCCCAAGCTCATTAGATTACATTTATCCCAAAAGCAACGCGCCTATTATTTCTAAAATCTACAAACAAGGCTTGATTCTTAGTCAATTTACCCCCACTTACACCCCACACCGCTATTCTTTTTTAGAGCGTAATAAAATTGTAATAAGTCTTGGTGAATGCGTGATTATCCCCCAAGCGGATTTAAAAAGTGGCTCTATGCAAAGCGCACAATATGCCCTAAGCCTTGGTAAAACGATTTTTGTCCCGCCTCACCATTTAGGACAGAGTCTTGGCACGCAAAGTTTAGCCAAAAACAATCAAGCACGGGTGATTTGGGATATAGATGTTTTTGTAAATGAGCTTTGCGCAAGCATTTTAGATTCCAACATTACGCCAAATTTAAGGGCGAGTTTAAGGGATTCCAGAGATGAAATTTTAGAATTTTGCCAAAGCAATCCCTTTTTTGAGGAAGCCTTTTTACGCTTTGGCGAAATGTTATTTGAATACGAATTAGAAGGCAAAATCCGCCGAAACAATGGACGCATAGAAGTTGTGTAA
- a CDS encoding ribonuclease HII codes for MLETLELESKKIVSDFKILKSLNIPPNTQFCGIDEAGRGCVAGSLFVCGVVLEKLPESLKNSLRDSKTLSQKKRDALANILKDYATFKIIKKEANEIDTKGLSACIKEALQEILSTIYAPFYIFDGNCNFKIPHLKTLTKGDSKLHTISAASILAKSAKDAEMLEFHALYPHYDFARNKGYGTKAHIQAIATHGLSPIHRKSYRIKSLDF; via the coding sequence ATGCTTGAAACTTTAGAGCTAGAGTCAAAAAAAATAGTTTCTGATTTTAAAATTTTAAAATCTTTAAATATTCCACCAAATACGCAATTTTGTGGCATTGATGAAGCTGGAAGGGGCTGTGTAGCAGGATCACTTTTTGTATGCGGTGTGGTTTTAGAAAAACTCCCAGAGTCTTTAAAAAACTCTTTAAGAGATTCTAAAACTCTAAGCCAAAAAAAGCGCGATGCACTAGCAAACATTCTAAAAGACTACGCAACATTTAAAATCATCAAAAAAGAAGCAAACGAGATTGACACTAAAGGCTTAAGCGCGTGTATCAAAGAAGCTTTACAAGAAATCTTAAGCACAATTTATGCACCTTTTTATATCTTTGATGGAAATTGTAATTTTAAAATTCCGCATTTAAAAACACTCACTAAAGGCGACTCCAAACTCCATACAATCAGCGCAGCAAGTATTTTAGCAAAAAGCGCAAAGGACGCTGAAATGCTAGAGTTTCACGCACTCTATCCCCACTATGACTTCGCGCGCAATAAAGGATATGGCACAAAAGCGCATATACAGGCAATTGCAACACACGGCTTATCGCCTATCCATCGCAAAAGCTACCGCATAAAATCCTTAGATTTTTAG
- the minD gene encoding septum site-determining protein MinD has product MSGCVITITSGKGGVGKSTTTANLAVGLAQLGKKVVAVDFDIGLRNLDMILGLENRIVYDIVNVMEGECNLSQALINDKKTKNLYFLPASQSKDKNVLDTDKVAGLINKLKEEFDIVLLDSPAGIEGGFEHSIFLADRALIISTPEVSSVRDADRVIGIIDAKSQKAKNGGEVQKHIIINRLKPEMVEKGEMLGVEDVLNILALPLIGIVPEDEKIISSTNTGEPVIYGDSLASKAYQNIAKRILGEDVPFLELKAKKGFFARLFQ; this is encoded by the coding sequence TTGAGCGGATGTGTGATAACAATTACTTCAGGTAAAGGCGGTGTTGGTAAATCAACAACTACTGCAAATCTAGCGGTAGGCTTGGCGCAACTTGGAAAAAAAGTTGTAGCGGTGGATTTTGATATTGGATTGCGCAATTTAGATATGATTTTAGGCTTAGAAAATCGCATTGTTTATGATATTGTCAATGTTATGGAGGGGGAATGCAATCTTTCTCAAGCCTTAATTAATGATAAAAAAACAAAAAATCTCTACTTCTTGCCAGCAAGTCAAAGTAAGGATAAAAATGTCCTAGATACAGATAAAGTCGCAGGATTAATCAACAAATTAAAAGAAGAATTTGACATTGTGCTTTTAGACTCTCCAGCGGGGATTGAAGGAGGATTTGAACATTCTATTTTTTTAGCCGATAGAGCATTAATCATTTCTACACCAGAAGTTTCAAGCGTGCGTGATGCTGATAGAGTGATTGGAATCATTGATGCAAAAAGTCAAAAGGCGAAAAATGGCGGAGAAGTGCAAAAGCACATTATCATTAACCGCCTAAAGCCAGAAATGGTGGAGAAAGGAGAAATGCTAGGCGTTGAAGATGTGCTAAATATTTTAGCATTACCACTAATTGGAATCGTTCCAGAAGATGAAAAAATCATCTCATCTACAAACACTGGAGAACCAGTAATTTATGGCGACTCCCTAGCATCTAAAGCCTATCAAAATATTGCAAAACGCATTTTAGGCGAAGATGTGCCATTTTTGGAATTAAAAGCTAAAAAAGGCTTTTTTGCAAGGTTGTTCCAATGA
- a CDS encoding WD40 repeat domain-containing protein, producing the protein MTTPKSTQQLQGSVLSIMQSKETTLCVDNTFHIVEINSSLKVSKSIQVTKNAESPHRYSHAFGISSLTYFCIPIFGEKKAFIIEFDGSKPKPIATLDDHDGDIESSAFSQDGRFFATGGQDGRVFFYDGRSFLPIASLLARSDYISTIRFSKSGEFVAISGFDKFTLVFDMLRHKIAFNFVTSDVVEDSAFFDKDEKLVLVCRNNASIIFSLKDGKIISQEYPFAFWPTSIAIDSEENYALVGTRSDTLYVIALKDNTKAMEIKDEHAGIASLTFSHNHLYIGSIDGSLLIIDYNEGKDELKASLDRKDYKSAREAINKNVFLSIHPLTKVFDEVWPEILHQAIDLLNQDCIEEAVELTAPFVVNPSKKNEFDFYLAQKDGVKTFLELISKKDYPKAYEMLQTTKFLVKTQAYEKLENIWNKAFFNAKKLLIENANVNKRLAEQTLAPFNNTPKKELIVQLLRNCDVFEKAEALIKKQNFKEYFSLTFQFSFLRDTDLYKKVLLVGERMLANLIELEKNFRYDEAKKIAETLLVFPTLKRNANERIVLMQQKESLLTAIEAKDIKKVYSLIDEIESLRSMQQFKDFTKDFLRHYEEAKPYAYSGNAKHAMVLFGEYLEINYWVDKIGSLLKIAYLKQIEKNLHNIEVNWVITLKRYFERYGKSFELIKLLQNHEAKAILDQFEGDGEGDGYRRYGFVDSIVIYLVQKEE; encoded by the coding sequence ATGACAACTCCAAAATCCACACAACAGCTACAAGGTAGCGTTTTAAGCATTATGCAATCCAAAGAAACCACATTATGCGTGGATAATACTTTTCATATTGTGGAAATTAACTCTTCTTTAAAAGTTTCTAAAAGCATTCAGGTTACTAAAAATGCAGAATCCCCACACCGCTATTCCCACGCCTTTGGAATATCCTCTCTAACATATTTTTGCATTCCAATTTTTGGCGAAAAAAAAGCATTTATCATAGAATTTGATGGCTCTAAGCCTAAACCTATCGCCACTTTAGACGACCACGATGGCGATATAGAATCTTCAGCCTTTTCACAAGATGGGCGTTTTTTTGCCACAGGCGGACAAGATGGGCGCGTATTTTTTTATGATGGACGAAGCTTTTTGCCCATAGCCTCCCTTCTTGCGCGTTCTGATTATATCTCTACAATTCGTTTTTCTAAGAGTGGCGAGTTTGTAGCCATTAGCGGATTTGATAAATTTACCCTTGTGTTTGATATGCTCCGCCACAAAATTGCCTTTAACTTTGTAACTAGCGATGTTGTAGAAGATTCTGCATTTTTTGATAAAGATGAAAAGCTCGTTCTTGTGTGTCGCAATAATGCATCTATTATTTTTAGCCTAAAAGATGGTAAAATAATCTCCCAAGAATACCCTTTTGCCTTTTGGCCCACAAGTATTGCAATAGACTCTGAAGAAAATTATGCTCTTGTTGGCACACGCTCTGATACGCTTTATGTTATCGCGCTAAAAGACAATACAAAAGCAATGGAAATCAAAGATGAACACGCTGGAATTGCTTCACTAACCTTTTCGCATAATCACTTGTATATAGGCTCTATTGATGGATCTTTGCTTATTATTGATTATAATGAAGGCAAAGATGAACTAAAAGCAAGCCTTGATAGAAAAGATTACAAAAGTGCTAGAGAAGCAATTAACAAGAATGTTTTCTTAAGTATTCACCCTTTAACAAAAGTCTTTGATGAAGTATGGCCAGAGATTTTACACCAAGCTATTGATTTGCTAAATCAAGACTGCATTGAAGAAGCTGTTGAACTAACTGCACCTTTTGTGGTTAATCCTTCTAAGAAAAATGAATTTGACTTTTATCTTGCCCAAAAAGATGGTGTCAAGACTTTTTTAGAACTCATTTCTAAAAAAGACTACCCAAAAGCCTATGAAATGCTTCAAACAACAAAGTTTCTTGTGAAAACTCAAGCATATGAAAAGCTAGAAAATATTTGGAATAAGGCTTTTTTTAATGCAAAAAAACTCTTAATTGAAAACGCAAATGTTAATAAACGCCTAGCTGAACAAACACTAGCTCCCTTTAACAATACTCCAAAAAAAGAGCTGATTGTTCAACTTTTACGAAATTGCGATGTTTTTGAAAAAGCCGAAGCCTTGATAAAAAAACAAAATTTTAAAGAATATTTTAGTCTAACCTTTCAATTTTCCTTTTTACGCGATACAGATTTGTATAAAAAGGTTTTGCTTGTAGGCGAGAGAATGCTAGCTAATTTAATTGAGCTAGAGAAAAACTTCCGCTATGATGAAGCAAAGAAAATCGCTGAAACACTACTTGTTTTTCCGACACTAAAGCGTAATGCAAACGAACGCATTGTTTTAATGCAGCAAAAAGAGAGTCTATTAACTGCCATTGAAGCAAAAGATATTAAAAAAGTGTATTCTCTAATTGATGAGATTGAGAGCTTGCGTTCAATGCAGCAGTTTAAGGACTTCACAAAAGACTTCTTGCGCCATTATGAAGAAGCAAAACCTTATGCGTATAGTGGCAATGCAAAACACGCAATGGTGCTTTTTGGTGAGTATTTAGAGATTAATTATTGGGTGGATAAAATCGGCTCTTTGCTAAAAATTGCGTATTTAAAACAAATTGAAAAAAACTTGCACAATATTGAAGTGAATTGGGTGATTACCCTAAAACGCTATTTTGAACGCTATGGTAAGAGCTTTGAACTCATAAAACTTCTCCAAAACCACGAAGCAAAAGCAATTTTAGATCAGTTTGAAGGAGATGGAGAGGGCGATGGCTACCGCAGATATGGCTTTGTGGATTCCATTGTAATTTATCTTGTGCAAAAAGAAGAATGA
- the lon gene encoding endopeptidase La: MQLTRYGEFPKDLPLIIDEDMLLYPFMIAPLFISDEDNLKAIDLAMNSQDKLIFIAPSKPNNNDTLDFYDVGVIGTIMRRVALPEGRVKILFQGLSRGSVLKMESINPRIASVMPIISQPYDAIRIEAILAVLKEKLHTLYNISQHFPQDLLKSINDTSDPNRAADLISSAIRLKKDQAYKIFKEDNPEERLLSLIEITMEEIRAQQIQKEIKNKVNSQMEKVNKEYFLKEQLKQIQKELGGDSNKDSEIEEYRQKLESLKSFIPKDTYKEIQKQINKLSRMHQDSADANLLQNYLEVVLEIPFGTYAKKNLEISEVEKQLSKDHYALEKPKERILEYFAVRKLLEVRQTNSSKNKDSFISEEAKGTILCFYGPPGVGKTSLANSIATALKRKLVRIALGGLEDVSELRGHRRTYIGAMPGRIVQGLIDAKEMNPVIVLDEIDKIRNSFRGDPSSVLLEILDPEQNKEFRDYYTNFNLDLSQVIFVATANDISAIPAPLRDRMEFININSYTPDQKEQIAKKYLIPQELKKHGLQSSEISFNLPAIKMLIEKYTREAGVRNLRRKIAEILRKVSKQILQNTEENTESKTQKKILITPKTLPNYLDKIVFEFENASKNAEVGLINGLAWTSVGGDVLKIEALKIKGKGGLQITGNLGDVMKESAKIAYSYVKSLIDNGTLKVDSKLIPLTPKEKEEKLQPSVSEIYNRFDIHLHIPEGATPKDGPSAGIAIASALSSLLTNRKVRGDVAMTGELTLRGKVLPIGGLQEKLIAAYKSGMQEVLIPKKNFERDLEEIPQEVKNGLKIRPVSDFKEVLAIILK, from the coding sequence ATGCAATTAACCCGATATGGAGAGTTTCCAAAAGACTTGCCGCTTATTATTGATGAGGATATGCTTTTATACCCCTTTATGATTGCTCCTTTATTTATTAGCGATGAAGACAATCTAAAAGCCATTGATTTAGCAATGAATAGTCAAGATAAACTCATTTTTATCGCTCCTTCAAAGCCTAACAATAATGATACATTAGACTTTTATGATGTAGGTGTAATTGGCACTATTATGCGTCGCGTTGCGCTTCCTGAAGGGAGAGTTAAGATTCTTTTTCAAGGCTTAAGCCGCGGCAGTGTTTTAAAAATGGAATCCATAAATCCACGCATTGCAAGTGTTATGCCAATTATCTCTCAACCCTATGATGCCATACGCATTGAAGCAATTTTAGCAGTGCTGAAAGAAAAATTGCACACACTCTATAATATTTCTCAACATTTCCCTCAAGATTTGCTAAAAAGCATAAATGATACAAGTGATCCTAATCGCGCAGCAGATTTAATCTCAAGCGCGATCCGCTTAAAAAAAGATCAAGCTTATAAGATTTTTAAAGAAGATAATCCTGAGGAGCGATTGTTAAGCCTGATTGAAATCACAATGGAAGAAATCCGCGCCCAGCAAATCCAAAAAGAGATTAAAAACAAAGTTAATTCTCAAATGGAAAAAGTCAATAAGGAGTATTTCTTAAAAGAACAATTAAAACAAATCCAAAAAGAACTTGGGGGGGATTCTAATAAGGATTCTGAAATTGAAGAATACCGCCAGAAGCTGGAATCCCTAAAATCATTTATTCCAAAAGATACTTATAAGGAAATCCAAAAACAAATCAATAAACTCTCAAGAATGCACCAAGATAGCGCAGACGCAAATCTCTTGCAAAATTATTTAGAAGTGGTGCTTGAAATTCCTTTTGGAACTTATGCGAAAAAAAATTTAGAAATTAGCGAAGTAGAAAAACAACTAAGTAAAGATCACTATGCCTTAGAAAAACCAAAAGAGCGCATTTTAGAATATTTTGCAGTGCGCAAACTCCTTGAAGTGCGTCAAACTAACTCTTCAAAAAACAAAGATTCTTTTATTTCAGAGGAAGCTAAAGGCACGATTCTTTGCTTTTATGGACCTCCGGGCGTTGGTAAAACAAGCCTTGCAAACTCTATTGCCACAGCCTTAAAGCGCAAATTAGTAAGAATTGCGCTAGGGGGATTAGAAGATGTGAGCGAATTGCGCGGACACCGCCGCACATACATTGGTGCAATGCCCGGCAGAATCGTGCAAGGACTAATTGATGCAAAGGAAATGAATCCAGTAATTGTGCTAGATGAAATTGATAAAATCCGCAACTCCTTTCGCGGAGACCCATCCTCTGTGCTTTTAGAAATTTTAGATCCTGAACAAAACAAAGAATTTAGAGATTACTACACAAATTTCAATTTAGATTTAAGTCAAGTTATTTTTGTAGCCACTGCAAATGATATTAGCGCAATTCCCGCACCTTTGCGCGATAGAATGGAATTTATCAATATTAATAGCTACACACCCGATCAAAAAGAACAAATTGCAAAAAAATATCTAATCCCCCAAGAGCTTAAAAAACATGGACTACAAAGCAGTGAAATAAGCTTTAATCTCCCAGCCATTAAAATGCTCATTGAAAAATACACAAGAGAAGCTGGAGTTAGAAACCTAAGGCGCAAGATTGCAGAGATTTTACGCAAAGTCAGCAAACAAATTCTTCAAAATACAGAAGAAAATACAGAATCCAAAACACAAAAAAAGATTCTTATCACTCCAAAAACGCTTCCAAACTACTTAGATAAGATTGTCTTTGAGTTTGAAAACGCAAGCAAAAATGCAGAAGTTGGGCTTATTAATGGGCTTGCCTGGACAAGCGTTGGTGGCGATGTGCTAAAAATTGAAGCTTTAAAAATTAAGGGTAAGGGTGGCTTGCAAATCACTGGAAATCTAGGTGATGTGATGAAAGAGAGTGCCAAAATTGCTTATTCTTACGTGAAATCCCTTATTGATAATGGCACACTCAAGGTTGATTCCAAGCTAATTCCACTCACTCCAAAAGAAAAAGAGGAGAAGCTACAACCAAGTGTGAGCGAGATTTATAACCGCTTTGATATTCACTTGCATATCCCAGAAGGTGCTACGCCAAAAGATGGACCAAGTGCCGGAATCGCGATTGCAAGCGCGCTATCATCGTTGCTTACAAATAGAAAAGTGCGTGGTGATGTTGCAATGACAGGAGAGCTGACTTTGCGTGGCAAAGTTTTACCTATTGGAGGTTTGCAAGAAAAACTCATCGCTGCTTATAAATCCGGAATGCAAGAAGTATTAATCCCCAAGAAAAACTTTGAAAGGGATTTAGAGGAAATTCCACAAGAAGTTAAAAATGGGTTAAAAATCCGCCCGGTAAGTGATTTTAAAGAAGTATTGGCAATTATCTTAAAATAA